A window of the Sporosarcina sp. FSL K6-2383 genome harbors these coding sequences:
- a CDS encoding CTP synthase, translating into MTKYIFVTGGVVSSLGKGINAASLGRLLKGRGLQVTMQKFDPYINLDPRMMSPLQHGEVFVTEDGAETDLDLGHYERFIDIKLNKYSNVTMGKVYSSVLKKERRGEYNGATVQVIPHITNEIKSLIKRAGKETNADVVITEIGGSVGDIESLPYLEALRQMKTDLGKNDVMYIHNTLIPYLHAAGEMKTKPTQHSVKELRSLGIQPNMIVVRSEYPVPQEMKDKIALFCNIKSEEVIEALDAETLYEVPLRLHEQKMDQIVVDFLDLQTKEPDMTEMEALVDKVKSLSKTVRIGLVGKYVELQDAYISAVEALRHAGYDFGADIEMKWINSEEVTTQNVAELLGDVDGILVPAGFGERGIDGKIEAITYARTNKVPFFGISLGMQLAAVEYARNVMGLENAHSAEFDKDTKHQIIESPVESNGNVEDYFRLGSYPCKLKEGTKARAAYGEELIYERHRNRYEFNNEYREQFEAAGMTLSGISPNDELVEIIELEDHPFFIGVSFHPEFASRPTRPQPLIRDFIEAALTNK; encoded by the coding sequence ATGACAAAATATATTTTTGTAACAGGTGGCGTCGTATCATCGCTCGGTAAAGGGATCAATGCAGCATCACTTGGAAGGCTATTGAAAGGTCGTGGACTTCAAGTAACGATGCAAAAATTCGATCCTTACATTAACCTCGATCCAAGAATGATGAGTCCTTTACAGCATGGTGAAGTATTTGTCACTGAAGACGGGGCGGAAACGGATCTGGATTTAGGTCATTACGAGCGCTTTATCGACATTAAATTGAATAAGTACTCAAACGTGACGATGGGAAAAGTCTATTCCTCAGTACTGAAAAAAGAGCGTCGTGGTGAATACAATGGAGCGACAGTTCAAGTTATCCCCCATATAACCAATGAAATCAAAAGCCTCATCAAACGTGCTGGAAAAGAAACGAACGCAGATGTTGTCATTACCGAAATTGGTGGCAGTGTCGGCGATATTGAATCTTTGCCATACCTAGAAGCACTTCGCCAGATGAAAACGGATCTCGGAAAAAATGATGTCATGTATATCCATAACACACTAATTCCATACCTACATGCCGCTGGTGAAATGAAAACAAAACCAACGCAGCATAGCGTTAAAGAGCTACGCAGCCTGGGCATCCAGCCAAATATGATTGTCGTGCGCAGCGAATATCCAGTGCCACAAGAAATGAAGGACAAAATTGCGTTGTTCTGTAATATTAAATCAGAAGAAGTGATCGAAGCGCTTGACGCAGAAACATTATACGAAGTTCCCCTTCGTTTGCATGAACAAAAGATGGACCAAATCGTCGTAGACTTCTTAGACCTTCAAACGAAAGAGCCTGACATGACAGAAATGGAAGCACTCGTCGATAAAGTGAAATCCTTATCGAAAACAGTACGCATTGGGCTGGTTGGTAAATACGTTGAACTGCAAGATGCCTATATTTCTGCAGTTGAAGCACTTCGCCACGCAGGTTACGACTTTGGCGCAGATATTGAAATGAAGTGGATCAATTCCGAAGAAGTAACAACGCAAAATGTAGCAGAATTACTCGGGGATGTAGACGGAATCCTTGTGCCAGCTGGTTTCGGCGAACGCGGCATTGACGGGAAAATTGAAGCCATCACGTATGCACGGACAAACAAAGTTCCGTTTTTCGGGATTAGCCTTGGTATGCAATTAGCGGCAGTTGAATATGCACGTAACGTTATGGGATTAGAAAATGCGCATTCAGCTGAATTCGATAAAGATACAAAACATCAGATTATCGAAAGTCCTGTTGAAAGTAATGGGAACGTAGAAGATTATTTCAGGTTGGGTAGTTACCCATGTAAGTTAAAAGAAGGAACGAAAGCACGCGCTGCTTACGGCGAAGAATTGATTTACGAACGTCACCGTAATCGCTATGAATTTAATAATGAATATCGTGAGCAATTTGAAGCGGCAGGTATGACACTTTCTGGCATCAGCCCGAATGATGAGCTTGTAGAAATCATCGAATTGGAAGACCACCCATTCTTCATCGGTGTATCATTCCACCCAGAATTCGCATCACGCCCAACACGTCCACAACCACTGATTCGAGATTTCATCGAAGCAGCACTTACTAATAAATAA
- a CDS encoding response regulator: MKNLLIVDDQTGIRLLLDEVFRREGFVTRLAANGMEALQAVEDEVPDCVLLDMKMPGIDGVEVLKRIKKGWPEVPVIMMTAYGELEMTDDALQIGALKYFTKPFDIYEVRDAVNAIFEN; encoded by the coding sequence TTGAAAAACTTATTGATTGTTGATGACCAAACAGGCATCCGTCTTCTGCTAGACGAAGTGTTCCGCCGGGAGGGTTTTGTCACGCGGCTCGCCGCAAATGGAATGGAGGCGCTTCAAGCCGTAGAGGATGAAGTGCCGGATTGCGTCCTCCTCGATATGAAAATGCCAGGAATTGACGGTGTGGAAGTATTGAAGAGAATTAAAAAGGGCTGGCCCGAAGTTCCAGTCATAATGATGACCGCCTATGGTGAACTTGAAATGACTGACGATGCACTGCAAATTGGTGCCTTAAAATATTTCACAAAGCCTTTTGATATTTACGAGGTTCGTGATGCTGTCAATGCAATTTTTGAAAATTGA
- a CDS encoding class II fructose-bisphosphate aldolase produces MALESMKDMMIKGKKEGYAIGQFNLNNLEYTQAILQAAQDEQSPVILGVSEGAARYMGGFTTVVNMTKGLIHDLKITVPVAIHLDHGSSFDKCKEAIDAGFTSVMIDASSKSLAENIEITKSVVAYAHERGVSVEAELGVVGGQEDDIIAEGVIYADPAECKELVEKTGIDCLAPALGSVHGPYKGEPNLGFKEMKEISSQSDLPLVLHGGTGIPTKDIQRSISLGTAKINVNTENQIEGTKAVREALAADTEVYDPRKYLTPMRAAIKKTVSGKMREFGSSQKA; encoded by the coding sequence ATGGCATTGGAATCAATGAAAGATATGATGATTAAAGGGAAAAAAGAAGGGTATGCAATCGGTCAGTTCAACTTGAACAACCTTGAATACACACAAGCGATTTTACAAGCTGCACAAGACGAGCAATCACCTGTTATTTTAGGGGTTTCTGAAGGAGCAGCACGTTATATGGGCGGCTTTACAACAGTTGTTAATATGACGAAAGGTCTTATTCATGACCTGAAAATTACAGTTCCTGTTGCGATTCATCTTGACCATGGTTCAAGCTTTGACAAATGTAAAGAAGCGATTGATGCTGGATTTACATCTGTCATGATTGATGCATCATCAAAATCACTTGCCGAAAATATTGAAATTACAAAAAGCGTTGTAGCCTATGCACACGAGCGTGGAGTTTCTGTAGAAGCTGAGCTAGGTGTTGTCGGTGGACAAGAAGACGATATCATTGCAGAAGGCGTTATTTATGCAGACCCAGCAGAATGTAAAGAACTTGTTGAAAAAACAGGTATCGATTGCCTAGCACCTGCACTTGGCTCTGTTCACGGACCTTATAAAGGTGAACCGAATCTTGGCTTTAAAGAGATGAAAGAAATCTCAAGTCAATCGGATCTTCCACTTGTTCTACACGGTGGAACAGGTATCCCGACGAAAGATATCCAACGTTCAATTTCTTTAGGAACAGCAAAAATTAACGTCAACACAGAAAACCAAATCGAAGGTACAAAAGCAGTGCGTGAAGCACTTGCAGCGGATACTGAAGTATACGATCCACGTAAATATTTAACACCAATGCGCGCCGCTATCAAGAAAACAGTTAGCGGAAAAATGCGTGAATTTGGCAGCTCACAAAAAGCATAA
- the prfA gene encoding peptide chain release factor 1 — translation MFERLQAVEDRYDHLNELLSDPAVVSDITKLRDYSKEQSGLQETVEAYRDYKNAKAEHKNAKEMLNDPLDDDMKELVKMEVSELEEKIELLETQLKILLVPKDPNDNKNVIMEIRGAAGGDEAALFAGSLFRMYSRYAEMNHWKTEVIDSSPTELGGFKEIIFTINGNGAYSKLKFENGAHRVQRVPETESGGRTHTSTATVAVLPEAEDVDIEILREDMKIDTYRSSGAGGQHVNTTDSAVRITHLPTGITVSMQDEKSQIKNREKAMKVLKARVYDAAQQEAQAEYAASRKSAVGTGDRSERIRTYNFPQNRVTDHRIGLTIQKLDQIIEGKLDDVIDALIMEEQAYRLESLDRHD, via the coding sequence ATGTTTGAAAGGCTTCAAGCAGTAGAAGATCGTTACGATCATTTAAATGAATTGCTCAGTGATCCCGCAGTTGTGAGCGATATTACAAAACTTCGTGATTACTCGAAAGAGCAGTCTGGCTTACAAGAAACGGTTGAGGCATACCGTGACTATAAAAATGCAAAAGCGGAACATAAAAATGCCAAAGAAATGCTCAATGATCCACTTGATGATGACATGAAAGAACTTGTGAAAATGGAAGTGTCCGAACTCGAAGAGAAAATCGAGTTACTCGAGACGCAGCTGAAAATCCTATTAGTACCAAAAGATCCGAATGACAACAAAAACGTCATTATGGAAATCCGCGGGGCGGCTGGTGGCGACGAAGCCGCCTTATTTGCCGGGAGCCTATTCCGCATGTACAGCCGTTATGCGGAAATGAACCATTGGAAAACGGAAGTAATCGATTCATCCCCAACGGAACTCGGTGGCTTTAAAGAAATTATTTTCACGATAAACGGCAACGGTGCCTATTCAAAACTCAAATTTGAGAATGGTGCGCACCGAGTTCAGCGAGTCCCGGAAACTGAGTCAGGTGGAAGAACGCATACATCAACTGCGACAGTCGCAGTTTTACCGGAAGCTGAAGATGTTGATATTGAAATTCTCCGAGAAGATATGAAAATCGATACGTACCGTTCAAGCGGTGCAGGTGGTCAGCATGTTAACACGACAGACTCTGCTGTTCGTATTACGCACTTACCGACGGGAATCACCGTATCCATGCAAGATGAGAAATCACAAATTAAAAACCGTGAAAAAGCGATGAAAGTATTAAAAGCTCGTGTCTATGATGCGGCACAGCAAGAAGCGCAAGCAGAATATGCTGCGAGCCGGAAATCGGCAGTCGGAACAGGTGACCGTTCTGAGCGCATACGTACGTATAACTTCCCGCAAAACCGAGTAACGGATCATCGCATTGGCTTGACGATTCAAAAGCTAGACCAAATTATTGAAGGCAAGCTCGATGATGTCATTGACGCACTCATTATGGAAGAACAGGCGTATCGCCTCGAAAGCTTGGATCGCCATGACTGA
- the prmC gene encoding peptide chain release factor N(5)-glutamine methyltransferase — protein sequence MTEKIYEALQRASSLLEEKGLEPHTAQMLMEFVTKKSRVNLFADVRELLTEDQHQAFWDKTAELLEGKPVQYVIGEESFYGYTFKVDDNVLIPRPETEELVYGALERGRKIFPNKSIAVADIGTGSGAIAVSFKKEWPESIVTATDISEGALTIAKHNAIANDAVIDFRLGDLLEPIEQEKWDIVLSNPPYIAHEEAAQMSDTVLNHEPHNALFAEEDGLYFYRKLAENLPALMNKPFLIAVEIGYLQGPAVHKLFQDAFPTALVETVQDINGKDRIIFCETRE from the coding sequence ATGACTGAAAAAATTTATGAAGCTCTTCAACGGGCTTCTTCTTTATTAGAAGAAAAAGGACTGGAACCACATACGGCGCAAATGCTCATGGAATTCGTCACAAAAAAGTCGAGGGTGAACTTATTTGCGGATGTACGTGAATTACTAACTGAGGATCAGCACCAAGCCTTTTGGGATAAAACGGCTGAGCTACTCGAAGGAAAACCTGTTCAATATGTCATCGGAGAAGAAAGCTTTTATGGCTATACATTCAAAGTGGATGACAATGTCCTCATTCCACGTCCGGAAACGGAAGAGCTTGTTTACGGAGCGCTCGAACGCGGTCGAAAAATTTTCCCGAACAAATCGATTGCCGTCGCAGATATTGGCACGGGTAGCGGTGCAATCGCAGTGTCCTTCAAAAAAGAATGGCCAGAATCTATTGTCACTGCGACGGATATCAGTGAAGGTGCATTGACCATCGCTAAGCACAATGCGATTGCAAACGATGCAGTCATTGATTTCCGACTAGGTGATTTGCTCGAACCGATTGAACAAGAAAAATGGGATATCGTCCTATCGAATCCTCCCTATATTGCACATGAGGAAGCGGCGCAGATGTCGGATACTGTATTGAATCACGAGCCGCATAATGCTTTATTCGCAGAAGAAGATGGGCTTTACTTCTATCGTAAACTTGCGGAGAATCTACCAGCACTTATGAACAAGCCCTTCCTAATTGCTGTGGAAATCGGCTATTTGCAAGGTCCGGCTGTGCATAAGTTATTCCAAGATGCATTTCCGACAGCGCTTGTGGAAACTGTCCAAGATATAAACGGTAAAGACAGAATAATATTTTGTGAGACTCGTGAATAA
- the glpX gene encoding class II fructose-bisphosphatase has product MERSLSMELVRVTEAAAVSASRWMGRGLKNEADDAATTAMRNVFDTIPMQGIVVIGEGEMDEAPMLYIGEELGTGQGPEVDVAVDPLEGTNIVAAGGWNALAVIAIADKGNLLHAPDMYMDKIAVGPEAVGKVSLDASVTENLHAVAKAKNKEIGDIVATVLARDRHAKIIEEIRAAGARIKLITDGDVAAAINTAFDETGVDIMFGIGGAPEGVIAAAGLKCLGGELQGRLMPMNDAERERCEKMGIDVEKILYMDDLVKGDDAIFAATGVTDGELLRGVQFKGGYSETHSLVMRSKSGTIRFVEGRHSMEKKPLLVMQD; this is encoded by the coding sequence ATGGAACGCAGTTTATCGATGGAATTAGTTCGTGTCACAGAAGCGGCGGCAGTCTCGGCATCACGCTGGATGGGACGCGGTTTGAAAAACGAGGCAGATGATGCTGCAACAACAGCGATGCGTAACGTATTTGATACGATTCCAATGCAAGGAATTGTTGTGATTGGTGAAGGGGAGATGGACGAAGCACCGATGCTTTATATTGGTGAAGAGCTAGGAACAGGCCAAGGTCCTGAAGTGGATGTTGCAGTGGATCCACTTGAAGGTACAAATATCGTTGCAGCTGGCGGCTGGAACGCACTTGCAGTTATTGCTATTGCGGATAAAGGAAATTTGCTTCACGCACCAGATATGTACATGGATAAAATTGCGGTCGGTCCAGAAGCCGTTGGTAAAGTTAGCTTAGATGCGTCTGTAACAGAGAACCTGCATGCCGTTGCAAAGGCGAAAAACAAAGAAATTGGGGATATTGTTGCCACTGTTCTTGCAAGGGATCGTCATGCTAAAATTATTGAAGAAATTCGTGCAGCAGGTGCGCGTATTAAGCTCATCACAGACGGCGATGTGGCAGCGGCTATCAACACTGCGTTCGATGAAACAGGTGTGGATATCATGTTCGGAATTGGTGGAGCACCGGAAGGCGTCATCGCAGCAGCTGGACTAAAATGTCTGGGCGGTGAACTGCAAGGACGACTCATGCCTATGAATGATGCAGAACGAGAACGTTGTGAAAAGATGGGCATTGATGTTGAAAAGATATTATATATGGATGATCTCGTCAAAGGGGACGACGCCATCTTCGCCGCAACAGGCGTAACGGATGGAGAACTTCTCCGTGGCGTACAGTTTAAGGGTGGCTATAGTGAGACACACTCACTTGTCATGCGTTCAAAATCGGGTACGATTCGATTTGTTGAAGGTCGACATAGCATGGAGAAAAAACCTCTACTCGTTATGCAAGACTGA
- the rho gene encoding transcription termination factor Rho produces the protein MTILTISTLENMTLKELYALAKQYKVAYYAKLTKKELIFAILKSRAEQEGFFFMEGVLEIIQSEGYGFLRPINYSPSSEDIYISASQIRRFDLRNGDKVSGKVRPPKESERYYGLLQVEAVNGEDPEVARERVHFPALTPLYPDRHIKLEVDPMKLSTRIMDLVSPVGFGQRGLIAAPPKAGKTLLLKEIANSITTNHPDTELIVLLIDERPEEVTDIERSVNADVVSSTFDELPENHVKVAELVLERAMRLVEHKRDVVILMDSITRLARAYNLVIPSSGRTLSGGIDPAAFHRPKRFFGAARNLEEGGSLTILATALIDTGSRMDEVIYEEFKGTGNMELHLDRHLAERRIFPALDIRRSGTRKEELLIPADQLEKLWAIRKTFSDAPDFSERFLKKLRLTKTNEEFFDKLNEEMKAQRNGKGLL, from the coding sequence ATGACAATATTAACAATCTCAACGCTAGAGAATATGACTCTAAAAGAGTTATATGCCCTCGCTAAACAATACAAAGTTGCCTACTATGCTAAACTTACAAAAAAAGAATTGATTTTTGCTATATTAAAATCTAGAGCAGAACAGGAAGGCTTTTTCTTCATGGAAGGTGTTCTTGAAATTATTCAATCAGAAGGCTATGGCTTCCTTCGTCCGATTAACTACTCCCCGAGTTCGGAAGATATTTATATATCAGCGTCGCAAATTCGTCGCTTCGATCTTCGGAATGGTGACAAAGTGTCGGGGAAAGTTCGACCTCCGAAGGAATCGGAACGCTATTACGGTCTGCTACAAGTAGAGGCTGTTAACGGTGAAGACCCTGAAGTTGCCCGAGAGCGTGTGCATTTCCCAGCCCTTACGCCGCTTTATCCAGACCGTCATATAAAATTGGAAGTAGACCCTATGAAGCTTTCCACGCGTATTATGGATCTCGTTTCACCGGTAGGTTTTGGTCAGCGTGGCCTCATTGCTGCTCCACCAAAAGCCGGTAAAACATTGTTATTAAAAGAAATTGCCAATTCTATCACAACGAATCATCCCGATACGGAGCTTATTGTCCTTCTCATTGATGAAAGACCGGAAGAAGTAACGGATATCGAACGGTCAGTCAATGCCGATGTTGTCAGTTCAACCTTCGATGAATTACCGGAAAATCACGTCAAAGTAGCCGAACTTGTACTCGAACGGGCAATGCGATTAGTAGAGCATAAACGTGATGTTGTTATTTTGATGGATTCAATCACTCGGCTAGCGCGTGCGTATAACCTCGTCATTCCGTCAAGTGGCCGAACGCTGTCTGGGGGAATTGACCCTGCAGCTTTCCACCGTCCAAAACGATTTTTTGGAGCAGCACGTAACCTGGAAGAAGGCGGTAGCTTAACGATTCTAGCAACGGCTTTAATCGACACAGGCTCCCGCATGGACGAGGTTATTTACGAGGAATTCAAAGGAACGGGCAATATGGAGCTTCATTTAGATCGTCATCTTGCAGAACGACGTATTTTCCCAGCACTCGACATTCGTCGTTCAGGTACGCGGAAAGAAGAATTACTCATTCCAGCTGATCAGCTGGAAAAGCTATGGGCAATCCGCAAAACATTTTCCGACGCACCGGACTTTTCAGAACGCTTCCTAAAAAAGCTTCGTCTTACAAAAACAAACGAAGAATTTTTCGACAAACTCAACGAAGAAATGAAAGCCCAGCGTAACGGTAAGGGATTGCTGTGA
- the rpmE gene encoding 50S ribosomal protein L31 — translation MKTGIHPAYDASTVTCSCGNTFTTGSVKGDIRVEVCSECHPFYTGRQKFAAADGRVDRFNKKYGLKEEIRDEE, via the coding sequence ATGAAAACAGGAATTCATCCAGCTTATGATGCATCAACAGTTACTTGTTCATGTGGAAATACATTCACTACAGGTTCTGTAAAAGGAGACATCCGAGTGGAAGTTTGTTCGGAATGCCACCCATTTTACACAGGACGTCAGAAATTTGCTGCAGCGGACGGCCGTGTCGATCGCTTCAACAAAAAATATGGCCTCAAAGAAGAAATTCGCGACGAAGAGTAA
- a CDS encoding DUF2529 family protein produces MMKILTTQIGGLLQRIAANGEESIEETARLLAQATIGEGRVIIAGFGEMGAVTATALTSVEPFKGAIRYVEGMDIESADRVWLLSRSAEDERALSLAQMLAERFIPFAALSADKPAEENMLEDLSYTYVSTGLTRGLLPGENGERIVQPHAIAALFVYEAVKLAYDEMISDED; encoded by the coding sequence ATGATGAAAATATTAACGACACAAATCGGTGGACTTCTTCAGCGTATCGCTGCCAATGGCGAAGAATCAATTGAAGAGACAGCGAGACTTCTTGCACAGGCGACAATTGGCGAGGGCCGTGTAATTATTGCAGGATTTGGCGAAATGGGTGCTGTAACTGCAACTGCATTAACGAGTGTAGAGCCATTTAAGGGAGCCATCCGCTATGTAGAAGGGATGGACATTGAATCCGCAGATCGCGTTTGGTTATTGAGTCGTTCAGCAGAGGATGAACGTGCGTTGTCCCTAGCGCAAATGCTTGCAGAGCGCTTCATCCCATTCGCCGCACTAAGTGCTGATAAGCCTGCCGAAGAGAATATGCTCGAAGATTTGTCCTACACATATGTATCGACGGGTTTAACGCGTGGATTGTTACCGGGTGAAAACGGGGAACGCATTGTTCAACCTCATGCAATTGCGGCTTTATTTGTTTATGAAGCTGTTAAACTTGCGTATGATGAGATGATTTCTGACGAGGATTAA
- a CDS encoding thymidine kinase has translation MYVTMQGGWIEVICGSMFSGKSEELIRRVRRAQFAKQKIAVFKPEIDNRYSEEAVVSHNGTTVIAIPVASSVHIEEFITEDYDVVAVDEAQFFDDHIVDTVMELANRGFRVIVAGLDQDFRGEPFGPMPRLMAIAEHVTKLQAVCTVCGSPSSRTQRLINGVPAGYDDPIILVGAAEAYEPRCRKHHEVPKGVSIMAEVKG, from the coding sequence ATGTATGTAACGATGCAAGGTGGATGGATTGAAGTAATTTGTGGCAGTATGTTTTCGGGGAAATCAGAGGAATTGATCCGACGTGTAAGACGCGCCCAATTCGCCAAACAGAAAATAGCAGTATTTAAACCCGAAATTGACAATCGCTATAGTGAAGAAGCTGTCGTGAGCCATAATGGGACAACGGTCATTGCGATACCGGTTGCAAGCTCAGTTCATATTGAAGAATTCATCACAGAAGACTATGATGTCGTCGCGGTCGACGAGGCCCAATTTTTCGACGATCATATCGTAGATACCGTAATGGAGCTAGCAAATCGCGGATTCCGTGTCATTGTCGCTGGCCTCGATCAAGACTTTCGTGGCGAACCATTCGGCCCAATGCCACGCCTAATGGCGATTGCTGAACACGTCACAAAACTGCAGGCTGTCTGCACAGTGTGTGGCTCACCCTCAAGCAGAACGCAACGCCTTATCAATGGTGTGCCCGCCGGCTATGACGATCCCATCATTCTCGTAGGCGCCGCAGAAGCATACGAACCAAGATGCCGGAAACATCACGAAGTACCTAAAGGTGTTTCAATCATGGCAGAAGTAAAAGGATAA
- the fsa gene encoding fructose-6-phosphate aldolase, translating into MKFFIDTANFEEIKEAHSWGILSGVTTNPSLVAKEDVPFHDRLREISKLVPGSVSAEVIALDAEGMIKEGRELAAISPNITVKLPMTPEGLKACSVFAREGIQTNVTLIFSANQALLAARAGATYVSPFLGRLDDIGQDGMSLVSTIADIFTIHNIKTEIIAASIRGPQHITDAALSGAHIATTPFNVLKQLFNHPLTDKGIEAFLADWEARKNK; encoded by the coding sequence ATGAAATTTTTCATTGACACAGCAAATTTTGAAGAAATTAAAGAAGCACATAGTTGGGGGATTCTATCTGGCGTCACTACAAATCCTTCACTTGTCGCGAAAGAGGATGTTCCTTTCCACGATAGATTACGTGAAATCTCCAAGCTTGTCCCCGGTTCAGTCAGCGCAGAAGTCATTGCACTGGATGCGGAAGGAATGATTAAAGAAGGGCGTGAACTGGCGGCAATCTCACCTAATATTACAGTGAAATTACCGATGACGCCTGAAGGATTGAAAGCTTGCTCAGTGTTTGCTCGAGAAGGCATTCAAACAAATGTCACACTGATTTTCAGCGCCAACCAAGCACTCCTTGCCGCACGTGCAGGTGCTACTTACGTATCTCCATTCCTCGGTAGACTAGATGATATTGGACAGGATGGTATGTCTTTAGTTTCTACAATCGCAGATATATTCACAATCCATAATATAAAAACAGAAATCATCGCCGCCTCAATTCGCGGTCCTCAACATATTACAGATGCAGCCCTTAGCGGTGCGCATATTGCAACAACACCATTTAATGTATTGAAACAATTATTCAACCACCCACTGACTGACAAGGGAATCGAAGCATTCCTAGCAGACTGGGAAGCTAGAAAGAACAAGTGA
- a CDS encoding UDP-N-acetylglucosamine 1-carboxyvinyltransferase, with the protein MDVYKITGGKPLKGTIKVSGAKNSAVALIPASILADSPVTIEGLPEISDVLTLQALLEDIGGKVDFTNGTMTVDPTEMISMPLPNGNVKKLRASYYLMGAMLGRFKNAVIGLPGGCHLGPRPIDQHIKGFEALGAKVTNEHGAIYLRAEELRGAKIYLDVVSVGATINIMLAAVLAKGRTTIENAAKEPEIIDVATLLSNMGAKIKGAGTNVIRIEGVEKLHGTKHTIIPDRIEAGTFMIMAAVAGDGVTIDNVIPFHVEALTAKLREMGVNIVEGAEQIFIPKSRNLQAVDVKTLVYPGFPTDLQQPFSVLLSQAIGSSVITDTVYSARFKHIDELRRMNADGRVEGRSAIIAGPTPLQAATVRASDLRAGAALVLAGLIADGVTEVQEIQHIERGYSSLIDKLQGLGADIRKVTIPEEVIVNE; encoded by the coding sequence ATGGACGTTTATAAAATTACAGGCGGTAAACCATTAAAAGGGACTATTAAAGTTAGCGGTGCAAAAAATAGTGCAGTTGCACTTATTCCAGCGTCCATTTTAGCGGACTCACCCGTCACGATTGAAGGACTCCCGGAAATTTCCGATGTGTTGACACTTCAAGCGTTATTGGAAGATATCGGTGGAAAGGTCGACTTTACTAACGGTACAATGACGGTAGATCCAACAGAAATGATCTCTATGCCACTTCCAAATGGCAATGTAAAGAAGCTCCGTGCGTCCTACTATTTGATGGGGGCCATGCTTGGTAGATTTAAAAATGCAGTGATTGGTCTTCCAGGTGGCTGCCATTTAGGGCCAAGACCTATCGATCAACATATTAAAGGCTTCGAAGCACTTGGTGCAAAGGTGACGAACGAACACGGAGCGATTTATTTGCGTGCGGAAGAACTCCGTGGTGCGAAAATCTACTTGGACGTTGTCAGTGTTGGCGCAACCATTAATATTATGCTTGCAGCTGTCCTTGCTAAAGGGCGTACAACAATCGAAAATGCAGCCAAAGAACCTGAGATTATCGACGTAGCAACATTACTCTCCAATATGGGTGCGAAAATTAAAGGTGCTGGGACGAATGTCATTCGAATTGAGGGAGTAGAAAAACTTCACGGTACGAAACATACAATTATCCCTGATCGCATCGAAGCGGGTACATTTATGATTATGGCAGCTGTTGCCGGAGATGGTGTGACAATCGACAATGTCATCCCATTCCACGTAGAAGCCTTGACAGCTAAGCTTCGCGAAATGGGTGTCAACATCGTTGAAGGAGCAGAACAAATTTTCATCCCAAAGTCGAGGAATTTGCAAGCAGTTGATGTGAAAACACTTGTCTATCCAGGTTTCCCCACTGACTTGCAGCAGCCGTTTTCCGTATTGCTGTCACAGGCAATTGGTTCGTCTGTCATTACGGATACTGTCTACTCCGCAAGATTCAAGCATATCGACGAGCTACGTAGGATGAATGCGGACGGTCGTGTTGAAGGACGGTCAGCGATAATTGCAGGACCGACGCCACTACAGGCTGCAACAGTACGCGCATCAGATCTACGTGCCGGTGCTGCGCTTGTCCTTGCAGGGCTTATTGCTGACGGAGTAACTGAAGTACAAGAAATTCAACATATCGAACGTGGCTACAGCTCGCTAATCGACAAACTTCAAGGTCTCGGCGCGGACATCCGTAAAGTAACCATTCCAGAAGAAGTAATCGTCAACGAATGA